The genomic DNA AAAAGCAGGTATCCAAGAGAACGCTGCTTGGCCCTCTGATACGGCCTTGAGAGTAGCCCCAATGCCGGCTTTCTGCCCCACAGGCCGCTGAAATCCTAGAAGCTGCCATGGGAGTTACCAAACATGTGTGAATAAACAGaatgcagaggctgaggcatgtggatcacctgaggtcaagagttcaagaccagcctggccaatatggtgaaaccccatctctactaaaaatacaaaaattagctggtcatggtggtgggcacctgtaatcccagctactcgggaggccgaggtgggagaatcacctgaacccgagaggcagtggttgccagtgagccaagatcacgccattgcactccagcctgcgcgaaaagagcaaaactctgactcaaaaaaaggaagaaaaaaaaaacagaatgcagaagGATTGCATTGGTGTTCTAAGCCAGTTACAGGCAGTAAAACTTCTACTAGgaaggaaaatatataatttatcaaaAAATAGTTCTAAGATATAGAAAAACATCTCACTTCTCTAGGGTCAAGACCTGCCCTTATTTACATTCACAAAGCCACTGAGTGAACCCAGCAGACAGTGAGGCAAGGCCTGCTCTGTGGCGCATGCCAGTCACCTACTGCATAAGCAGACAAAGGGAAAGCAGAAGGTAATGGAGAGAtttttcatttgctcatttaGTGAAAAACAGAGGGAAATCACTCGAGGCAAAAGCAGCAAGACTGAGTCCTGGGTTAGCTTTGATTCCTTACATGCCCTAAGATGGATGTTGCAAGACTGGACTAATGTCCTGTGTCTTTGAGAACCAGGGTTGGCAAGTGGCTCATCTGAATGGTTTGTGGCCATGGGACCAATGTgacttattatttttcatttttttccctaaaaatccAGGTGGATAAAGGACTGTATCGGGAAAGTACCAAATAAATGAGGTAAAAAGGAAGAGTCATACAAAGAGAGCACTACACCAGCTTCTTGGCCTCAAAGAAGCTCTTGAGGTGACGCATCTGCCAGATGCCAGTGAGGATGAGGATGACAGTCTGAGCAATGGACCACCATAGGACCCTCTGGTTGGTGCTCTCGCTGGTCAGTCGAAAGCGCTCTTCACGATACTGTGTGGGGCAACACAGGATTAAATGAGCAAGAGAAACAGTCTAGTCCCTGGCTGTTGTGAGGACCCTCCCTGCATGTAACTACTCAATCACAGGACCAAACTCCTTTTGGAATACTACCTGTGACTCCATTAGGAGTGCTACGGTCTCCCCACTGAGGCTGCCCCAAGAAAGGGATGGGCTGTCCCTCCATAAGCATCTCTGTTGGGACTGAAATCATGATCCTACCATTTCCGACAagatcccaaaaaaaaaaaaaacaggcaatgcCTGTTACTAGATTGTAAACTGcccttttctcactttattttataGAGCTTAAAAATGACTACTGAaagcaaaatgtggcacatgcatacaatggaatattagccttaaggaaagaaattctggccgggcacagtggctcacgcctataatcccagcactttgggaggccgaggtgggtggatcacgaggtcaagagatcgagaccatcctggtcaacatggtgaaaccccgtatctactaaaaatacaaaaaattagctgggcgtggtggtgcgcgcctgtagtcccagctactcgggaggctgaggcaggagaattgcttgaacccaggaggcggaggttgcggtgagccgagatcgtgccattacactccagtctgggtaacaacagcaaacctccgtctcaaaaaaaaataaataaataaattctgacacatgctataacatggatgaactttgagagCATTATGCTCAGTGAAGTAAGCCAGTCATAGAAAGGACAAATACTGAATGATTCCACTTAAATGAGGCAGGGTAATCCagatcatagagacagaaaataaaatggtggGTGTCAGGAGaaagggaaatggggagttattgtttataTTAAGTACAGATTTGCTGGGTGCagtaggtcacacctgtaatcccagcactttgggaggctggaattaggtagatcgcctgaggtcaggagttcaagaccagactggccaacatggtgaaattctgtctctactaaaaacacaaaacttagccaggtgtggtggcgtatgcctgtgatcccagttactcgggaggctgaggcaggagaattgcttgaacccgggaggcagaaccCGGGTTGCactgagcggagatcgcaccactacactccagcctgggcaacagagcaagactctgtctctaaataaataaatacagatttttagtttgagaagatgaaaaagttctggagctgGATGATGGTGCTGGTAGCACAACATTAGGAATGCACTTGATACCACTGAAGTATACACTTAGAAACAGTTAAAATGTCACattttgtgttatgtgtatttcacaataaaaagttttgatttaaaaaacaagttgggcgaggtggctcacgcctgtaatcccagcactttgggaggccaaggtgggcggatcacctgaggtcgggagttccaaaccagcctggccgacatggagaaatatcgtctctacttaaaatacaaaattagccaggtgtggtagtgcatgcctgtaaacccagctacttagaagactgaggcaggagaattgtttgaacctaggaggcggtggtcaagatcatgccattgcactccagcctgggcaacaagaacgaaactccatctcaaaaaacaaacaaaaaaacaaaaatatccagaCCAATACCTTTCATTCCATTCTCTGCAGAGCTGTCCAAGCAGAAACTTGAGTAGGTATAGTGGGTATAAAGGTCAACTGCCCTCTCCAATTACAAGGAGATATGGCCTTACCCTTTGGTAATCCTGCTCCTTCTGAATCTGTTCCACCTGATCAAGCAACTGGCGGGCACGGAGCTGTAGCTCCGTCAGCTTATCTTTTGCAGCAATCTCAGGGTAGTTGTTGGCATGCTCCCCAACCTGGATGTCAAGGTGCACACGCTACAAGAAAACATGAAGTGTCTGAATGGTGAGGCCTCCAATTGTCTGTTCCAGGATATAGAACCCATTCTTGTCCCTGGCTGTGGAGCAGAGGGCAACAATCTCTCTCCCTAATTCTGACTGTGCTACAAAGTTTCACAAAAATGATAAATCAAAATTTGGAAACAAGTGAGAGATTCTAAGCTGAAGCCAAAGAGAAAATCCTTTTACCAGTTTGCCACCAGCGAAGAGAGCCATCCTGGTAGAGTTGGAGTGCAGACAGATTTGATGGTCACCAGGCGTGTGAGAGGTGAACGTGAATCGGCCCTCTGAACCGTACTGTCGGGACAGCACCACCTACAACATGGGTCAGTGGAAGTCCCCACCTTTATACCGCAGCCTCTCCAAGTGCAAGCTCCTGTCTCTTGAGGCCTCGAGCAGGCAGGGCTTTATACCCCATGGGAGCTCCACTGAAGAACGGCTGCGTCGGCTAGAGCCAGCCTTACCTTGCCGTCGGGGTCCTTCACTTCCACGTGCATGCCCAGGCCAGGGGTCGAGGGCAGGAAGACCTCCTTCTGCTTATCCCACATCTGGGTACGATAGTTGCCTGCGGGGCAGACACATAATCATGACCCGGCCCCCTCCGACGTGCGACCCGGGCCTCTAGGCAGGGGGCCTGGCGTCCTCGGGGCACCCTAAGGCTAGGTATGGGGGTGCCAGAGACCCGGCTGGGCTTGGGAGGGAGCTCGCCGAGGGCCGAGCGGGGTACAAAGGGcttcctccccaccctcagcCCGCCTGACCGATGACCATGGTCTCGTCGGGGATTTCCTCGATGAAACAGCGCTTCTCTGTCTCGCCGATGTGAAAGTAGAGTCCTCGGGCGCCTGTGGCGCATAGCGCGAGAAGCAGCAGTACCTGCTGCCACATCGCCCGCGAAGGCCCAGCCCCGACACCTGCCATCGcgcctctcccccaccccaagcGCCTGCGCACAGGTGCGCGCCGCTCTGCGCCTGCGCGTCAGCCTAGCGAGGCTGTAAGGGAAGAAGGCGCCTGCGCAGTGATGTCCGCCTGCCGTCTGCAGCTCCCCACCGAACACTgccccgccccgcgccccgccCACTCACGCAGTCTGGCGCCCGCACCCCGCCGCAACAAGGGTAGAGGGCGCATGCGCAATGACCCCCGCCCTCCATTTCTCACCCGGTTTCGTCTGAGTACCTCCCACACCGCTGCTGCTCTGCGCCTGCGCGCTGCCCCAGCGACGCCACTCAGAGAAAGGGCGCCTGCTCGCTGTCCCCAGCAGCGCCGCTGGGGAGAGGCGCCTGCGCAGTCACGACCGCCTGCAGCCCCCGTTAGATTTGGGTCTCCAAGCACCGAGGGAAACGTTGGACGGAATCTGGCTAGGCTTGGTGGCTACGATGGCCTGAAGCGTTCCTTTGGGTTCTCAACGCGGGCTCTCTAGTGCTTTCTgtactaaaaacaaagaaaaagtcctatgatttttcttctctgaatgttTACCTATCTGATTCGTGAGAACCGAGGCAGAATCCAGACCCACACACTGTCACG from Callithrix jacchus isolate 240 chromosome 11, calJac240_pri, whole genome shotgun sequence includes the following:
- the TMED4 gene encoding transmembrane emp24 domain-containing protein 4 isoform X1, with amino-acid sequence MAGVGAGPSRAMWQQVLLLLALCATGARGLYFHIGETEKRCFIEEIPDETMVIGNYRTQMWDKQKEVFLPSTPGLGMHVEVKDPDGKVVLSRQYGSEGRFTFTSHTPGDHQICLHSNSTRMALFAGGKLRVHLDIQVGEHANNYPEIAAKDKLTELQLRARQLLDQVEQIQKEQDYQRYREERFRLTSESTNQRVLWWSIAQTVILILTGIWQMRHLKSFFEAKKLV
- the TMED4 gene encoding transmembrane emp24 domain-containing protein 4 isoform X3, producing the protein MWDKQKEVFLPSTPGLGMHVEVKDPDGKVVLSRQYGSEGRFTFTSHTPGDHQICLHSNSTRMALFAGGKLRVHLDIQVGEHANNYPEIAAKDKLTELQLRARQLLDQVEQIQKEQDYQRYREERFRLTSESTNQRVLWWSIAQTVILILTGIWQMRHLKSFFEAKKLV
- the TMED4 gene encoding transmembrane emp24 domain-containing protein 4 isoform X2, which produces MAGVGAGPSRAMWQQVLLLLALCATGARGLYFHIGETEKRCFIEEIPDETMVIGNYRTQMWDKQKEVFLPSTPGLGMHVEVKDPDGKVVLSRQYGSEGRFTFTSHTPGDHQICLHSNSTRMALFAGGKLRVHLDIQVGEHANNYPEIAAKDKLTELQLRARQLLDQVEQIQKEQDYQRGVRAAATEQRHGGLGSTGL